The Eleginops maclovinus isolate JMC-PN-2008 ecotype Puerto Natales chromosome 3, JC_Emac_rtc_rv5, whole genome shotgun sequence genome includes a region encoding these proteins:
- the etfb gene encoding electron transfer flavoprotein subunit beta, whose amino-acid sequence MSGRVLVGVKRVIDYAVKIRVKPDNSSVVTDGVKHSMNPFCEIAVEEAVKMKEKKIIKEVVVVSCGPQQAQETIRTALAMGADRGIHVEVTGKDYEQLGPLQVSKIMAALAKKEDAQLIILGKQAIDDDCNQTGQMTAALLDWPQGTFASELTMEGDKIKVVREIDGGLETVKINTPAVITADLRLNTPRYATLPNIMKAKKKKIANLKPADLEVDITSRLEVLRVDEPPQREAGVKVETVDDLVARLKEAGRI is encoded by the exons ATGTCTGGACGTGTCCTCGTTGGAGTTAAGCGTGTCATTGACTACGCCGTTAAG ATTCGTGTGAAGCCCGACAACAGTAGCGTGGTGACTGATGGAGTCAAGCACTCAATGAACCCCTTCTGTGAGATCGCTGTGGAGGAGGCGGTCAagatgaaggagaagaagatCATTAAGGAGGTTGTGGTTGTCAGCTGTGGGCCACAGCAAGCACAG GAGACCATCCGCACTGCGCTTGCGATGGGAGCAGACCGAGGCATTCACGTGGAAGTGACTGGCAAAGACTATGAGCAGTTGGGACCTCTGCAGGTCTCTAAGATCATGGCTGCCCTGGCCAAGAAGGAGGACGCTCAACTGATCATCCTCGGCAAACag GCCATCGATGATGACTGCAATCAGACTGGTCAGATGACAGCAGCTTTACTGGACTGGCCTCAG GGTACCTTTGCATCAGAGTTGACAATGGAAGGAGACAAGATTAAAGTCGTGAGAGAAATTGATGGTGGCCTGGAGACTGTTAAGATCAACACACCAGCAGTGATTACTGCAGACCTTCGACTCAACACCCCCAGATATGCCACCCTTCCCAATATCATG AaagccaagaagaagaagatagcTAACTTGAAGCCTGCAGACTTAGAGGTGGATATCACATCACGGTTGGAGGTGTTGCGAGTGGATGAGCCTCCCCAAAGAGAGGCGGGGGTGAAGGTGGAGACGGTGGACGACCTGGTGGCCAGACTGAAGGAAGCAGGGAGGATATAG
- the LOC134862366 gene encoding protein FAM200A-like, translating to MVACDSLMVMSCVANLTYYSLRTVLRAKLTHIYKHSRREYFKIGCSTANICYICTSLAIYLAPMDRFVVRKVPEGQAAMTEGQAATTEGQAATIGQGQASEASTSQKRRKRKYNEEYVKYGFTVTTDRAGEEVPLCFVCSTILCNEAMKPSKLTRHMETHHVHLKAKPVEYMQQMLRDFKGQQATMRKSAKINENALKASYLVALRVAKSKKPHTIAEQLILPAAIDMCRAMVSEECANKLKTIPLSDNTIGRRIGEMANDVKDQLMAKLQTVLFSLQIDETTDVTNDAQLLTFVRYEDSGTMCEEFLFCKPLPGRTTGVEIFKALDDFFTEHNISWQRCVALCSDGARAMSGSKTGLFAHVRRVAPGVIWTHCLIHREALASKDLSVELSGVFDVVVKTVNFIKRNALNTRLFSSLCHDLGSEHSSLLYHSEVRWLSRGAVLARVFELRGAIYEFLCEKHSDLASNFNDSYWLTKLAYLTDVFAELNKLNSSMQGRDANVMQLYEKLDAFVKKMSKWIERVESNNLAMFPSVEEYPDSTDINDTICEHLRKLVRQFAKYFTDSEEWRRDSKWILLPFSDDASVGSSLTAVEEDKLIEMSTDSVRRHMYDTQPLVKFWISCQTEFPQLAAKAMRCLLPFPTTYLCESGFSTLAYLKNKYRARLDPENDMRLSLSTISPRIDRLCGLHHAQISH from the coding sequence atggtagcctgtgattcgctaatggtaatgagttgcgtcgctaacctcacttattattcattacgtacagtcttgcgagcaaagttgacacacatttataagcatagccgacgagagtattttaagataggttgtagtacagcaaacatttgttacatatgtactagtctagctatatatctagcaccaatggatcgttttgtagtgaggaaagtgccagagggacaggctgccatgacagagggtcaggctgccacgacagagggacaggccgccacgatagggcaaggacaggcttccgaagcgtcaacttcgcaaaaaagacgaaaaagaaaatacaatgaggaatatgttaaatatggattcacagtgacgacagacagagcaggagaggaggtaccactgtgtttcgtatgttcaacaattctctgtaatgaagctatgaagccgtcgaaacttacgcggcatatggagacgcatcacgtccacttgaaggccaaacccgttgagtacatgcaacagatgttgcgtgatttcaaaggacagcaggctaccatgaggaagagtgcaaaaataaatgaaaacgcactgaaagcatcgtatctggtcgctctcagggttgcaaaaagtaagaagccccataccattgcagagcagcttatattgccagcagccatagatatgtgcagagctatggtaagcgaagaatgtgccaacaaattaaaaactattccgttgtcagacaacacaatcggaagacgaattggggaaatggcaaatgatgtcaaagaccagctgatggcaaaacttcagacagttctgttttcccttcaaatcgacgagacgacagatgttactaatgatgcgcaactgttaacatttgtgcgatacgaggacagtggcactatgtgcgaggaatttcttttttgcaaaccactgcccgggcgaactaccggtgtagaaatatttaaagcactggacgattttttcacggagcacaatatctcgtggcagaggtgcgttgcattatgcagcgatggggcccgagccatgagtggcagcaagactggactgtttgcgcatgtaaggagggtggctccgggggtaatttggacacactgcctgattcatagagaggctctcgcctccaaagatctcagtgttgagctcagtggtgtgtttgatgtcgttgtcaagacggtcaacttcataaaacgaaacgcattgaatacacgcctgttttcatccctatgccatgacttgggaagtgaacacagctctctcctttatcattcagaggtgcgttggctgtctcgcggcgctgtgctcgcccgtgtgtttgaactacgcggagctatctacgagttcttgtgcgagaagcattctgatctggcttccaatttcaacgatagttactggttaactaagctggcgtacctcacagatgtttttgcagagctgaacaagttgaacagctccatgcaagggagagatgcaaacgtcatgcagctctacgagaagctcgacgcatttgtgaaaaaaatgtcaaagtggatcgaacgagtggagagcaataacttggcgatgtttccttcagttgaggaataccctgacagcactgacatcaacgacactatatgtgagcatttgaggaagcttgtgcgtcaattcgcaaagtacttcactgattcggaagagtggcgccgtgacagcaagtggatcctgctcccattcagtgacgatgcatcagtagggtcaagtctgacggctgtggaagaggataagctgattgagatgtccacagactctgtcaggaggcatatgtacgacacacagccccttgttaaattctggataagttgccagacagaatttccacagcttgctgcaaaagcaatgaggtgtcttttgccctttccaaccacatacctgtgtgagagtggtttttctacactggcgtacttaaagaataagtacagggctaggcttgatccagagaatgacatgagactgtctctgtctaccatttcgccacgaatagacaggctgtgtggacttcaccacgcccagatatcacactga